Proteins encoded within one genomic window of Candidatus Poribacteria bacterium:
- the ligA gene encoding NAD-dependent DNA ligase LigA, with protein sequence MRTEIDELRALIRHHERKYYIDNRPEISDADFDALMKQLEDLEAASEAPIPPDSPTQRVGGGAELGTRLQHRNPMLSLNNNYDEQELREFSERVQRLLEDAPVEYVTELKIDGLGVSLTYENGVFTQGLTRGDGEYGEDVTDNLRTIRSVPLRLVDTASVVPPVLEVRGEVFLPKDCLNEINVQREAAGEPPFANPRNAAAGSLRLLDASITSSRPLDIFVYTLNYAEGFESATHTESLENMKRWGLKCNPYTVYHKSIEDVQNYYEHWLEKRHELPYETDGVVVKVNQFSQQRELGATSKYPRWAIAYKFNAQQATTIIEKIEVQVGRTGTLTPVAILKPVTLAGATITNATLHNEQEIQTKDIRIGDRIVLERAGDVIPKIVEVLKANRTGDEVIFNFPEQCPACGTSVQRTETEVAVRCVNVACAAQLKRRIAHYASRNALQIEGLGPATIDQLVDKELVRDVADLYALKVEPLSELERMGVPSARNLVHQIEQSKTAPVEKLLFGLGIFHVGETVAETLIERFLSLDKLSEISLEEIESVDGIGPQIAESVVNFFSQNQPLIDKLRKAGLHCFTIAAEDTRLEVSAVTDTFFSGKTFVVTGTLEGMTRTEASKEIKTRGGKVTSSVTGKTDYLIAGEGAGSKYAKAEELGIPILTEADFFGKL encoded by the coding sequence ATGCGAACAGAGATTGATGAGCTGAGAGCGTTAATACGCCATCATGAGCGCAAATACTATATAGACAACCGACCGGAAATTTCTGACGCAGATTTCGACGCGCTCATGAAGCAGCTTGAGGACCTCGAAGCGGCAAGTGAAGCACCTATCCCGCCAGATTCACCGACGCAACGGGTCGGTGGCGGTGCTGAATTAGGCACCCGTCTACAGCACCGTAATCCCATGCTGAGTCTGAACAATAATTACGACGAACAGGAGTTGCGGGAATTCTCGGAGCGCGTGCAGCGGTTATTAGAAGACGCACCCGTCGAATACGTCACAGAGCTGAAAATAGACGGGCTGGGGGTTTCGCTAACTTATGAGAACGGTGTATTTACGCAAGGACTCACCCGCGGAGACGGTGAATATGGCGAAGACGTAACAGATAACTTACGAACGATCCGTTCCGTGCCATTGCGACTTGTTGACACAGCGTCAGTGGTCCCGCCTGTCTTAGAAGTGCGCGGCGAAGTTTTTCTCCCGAAAGACTGTCTCAATGAAATTAACGTGCAGCGCGAAGCAGCAGGGGAACCACCTTTTGCAAATCCTCGGAACGCAGCCGCTGGTTCATTGCGTTTGTTAGATGCCTCCATAACCTCTTCCCGTCCATTAGATATTTTCGTGTATACCCTCAACTACGCCGAGGGATTTGAATCCGCAACGCACACAGAATCGCTCGAAAACATGAAACGTTGGGGACTCAAGTGTAATCCGTATACTGTCTACCATAAATCCATTGAAGACGTTCAAAACTATTATGAACACTGGTTAGAAAAACGCCACGAACTCCCTTATGAAACCGATGGCGTTGTCGTAAAAGTCAACCAATTCTCCCAACAACGCGAACTCGGCGCAACCTCCAAATACCCACGTTGGGCAATCGCCTATAAATTCAACGCGCAGCAAGCCACCACAATTATTGAAAAAATTGAAGTGCAAGTAGGACGCACAGGCACCTTGACACCGGTGGCGATTCTGAAACCTGTAACCCTCGCCGGTGCAACAATCACAAACGCTACTCTACACAACGAACAAGAAATTCAGACGAAAGACATCCGTATCGGTGATCGGATTGTGCTTGAGCGTGCCGGAGATGTCATCCCTAAAATCGTTGAGGTGCTAAAGGCAAACCGAACAGGTGATGAAGTTATTTTCAACTTTCCAGAGCAGTGTCCGGCGTGTGGCACGTCTGTCCAACGTACAGAGACAGAGGTCGCGGTCCGATGCGTGAACGTAGCCTGTGCTGCACAACTGAAACGGCGAATTGCGCACTATGCTTCGCGCAATGCTCTCCAGATTGAAGGTCTCGGTCCCGCTACAATTGACCAACTGGTGGATAAAGAACTGGTTCGCGATGTTGCCGATCTTTACGCTCTGAAGGTAGAACCGTTAAGCGAACTGGAGCGGATGGGGGTTCCTTCTGCACGCAACCTCGTCCATCAAATTGAACAGAGCAAGACAGCACCCGTAGAAAAATTGCTTTTCGGACTCGGTATCTTTCATGTCGGAGAAACTGTCGCGGAGACGCTCATTGAACGCTTTTTATCTTTAGACAAACTCAGCGAAATATCACTTGAGGAAATTGAATCGGTGGACGGTATCGGTCCACAGATAGCGGAGAGTGTTGTCAACTTCTTCTCGCAAAATCAGCCGTTGATTGACAAATTGCGGAAAGCCGGTTTACACTGTTTCACAATAGCAGCAGAGGATACCCGTTTGGAAGTGAGCGCAGTGACTGATACTTTTTTTAGCGGGAAAACGTTCGTTGTCACGGGAACTCTTGAGGGTATGACGCGCACGGAGGCATCTAAAGAGATTAAGACGCGCGGTGGTAAAGTTACATCAAGCGTAACAGGCAAGACGGATTACCTTATCGCTGGCGAAGGCGCGGGGAGCAAATACGCGAAGGCGGAAGAATTGGGCATCCCAATTCTAACAGAAGCGGACTTTTTTGGGAAACTATAA
- the icd gene encoding isocitrate dehydrogenase (NADP(+)), whose translation MELEQLVAPTEGERIGLANGQLVVPNKPIIPVIEGDGIGRDIMKVTRRVVDAAVQTAYNGEKQIVWFDVYAGENAMAKYNEWLPQDTFDAIEYFRVALKGPLTTPVGGGFRSLNVTLRQVLELYACVRPVRYFQGVPAPVTHPEKMNVVIFRENTEDVYAGIEWEQGTPEVKKVIELLRTEMGVDIREDSGIGVKPISIFGTKRLARMAIQYAIDHGRRSVTFVHKGNIMKFTEGAFCAWGYELAKEEFAEQTITEDELYSDYDGKCPEGKIIVNDRIADSMLQQILTRTDEYDVIVTPNLNGDYLSDAAAAQVGGIGMAPGGNLSDEVALFEATHGTAPKYTDQDVVNPGSLILSAVMMLEHLGWQEAADLIIGGLEKTILQKRVTYDLERLMEGATKVRTSEFGAAIVENF comes from the coding sequence ATTGAATTAGAGCAATTAGTAGCACCAACAGAGGGTGAAAGGATTGGACTCGCCAACGGGCAACTCGTCGTGCCGAATAAACCGATTATCCCTGTGATTGAAGGCGACGGTATCGGACGAGACATAATGAAGGTGACGCGCCGTGTCGTTGATGCTGCTGTTCAGACCGCCTACAACGGCGAAAAGCAGATCGTTTGGTTTGATGTCTATGCTGGCGAAAACGCCATGGCAAAGTACAATGAGTGGCTACCACAGGATACCTTCGACGCGATCGAATACTTCCGCGTTGCCCTGAAAGGGCCCCTCACAACACCTGTTGGCGGTGGTTTCCGTAGTTTAAACGTGACGCTCCGTCAGGTACTTGAACTCTACGCGTGTGTCCGTCCTGTCCGCTATTTCCAAGGCGTTCCCGCCCCTGTCACGCATCCCGAAAAGATGAATGTGGTCATCTTCCGTGAGAACACCGAAGATGTCTACGCCGGTATTGAGTGGGAACAAGGCACACCGGAAGTGAAGAAAGTTATTGAGCTGCTCCGCACCGAAATGGGCGTTGACATCCGTGAAGATTCGGGTATCGGTGTGAAACCGATCAGTATTTTCGGCACGAAACGCTTGGCACGGATGGCGATCCAATACGCAATCGACCACGGAAGACGCAGTGTCACCTTTGTCCACAAAGGTAACATCATGAAGTTTACCGAGGGTGCGTTTTGCGCGTGGGGATATGAACTCGCCAAAGAAGAGTTCGCCGAGCAAACAATCACGGAAGACGAACTCTATAGCGATTATGACGGTAAGTGTCCAGAAGGCAAAATTATCGTCAATGACCGGATCGCCGACAGCATGTTACAGCAGATTCTTACACGGACCGATGAGTACGATGTGATTGTCACACCGAATTTGAACGGCGACTATCTCTCGGATGCAGCAGCGGCGCAGGTTGGCGGTATCGGTATGGCACCCGGCGGTAATCTCAGCGATGAAGTCGCACTCTTTGAAGCAACCCACGGCACCGCACCGAAGTACACCGACCAGGATGTCGTCAATCCCGGTTCACTGATTCTCTCCGCAGTTATGATGCTTGAGCATCTCGGTTGGCAGGAAGCCGCTGACCTGATTATTGGCGGACTCGAAAAAACCATCCTCCAAAAACGCGTGACCTACGATCTGGAGCGTCTCATGGAAGGCGCGACAAAGGTCCGCACCTCCGAGTTCGGCGCAGCGATTGTCGAAAATTTCTAA
- a CDS encoding aldehyde dehydrogenase has product MAQIDEKQIEEIVSQVLRTLQQDRPTTAQPVAVTGASSSRAGVFATVAEAIAAAKTAQEALVKLGFAKRREIIEAIKEVSLANAKRLADLAVQDTNMGNAEHKVMKNEGAVTLSPGVEDLLSEAMSGDTGTLLIEYVPFGVINSITPTTNPTSTVINHAIIMLSAGNAVVFSPHPNARECTEETMHVINEAIVKAGGPANLLTSVANASLRTAKQIMEHPDIAMLVATGGASVVRTALSSGKKTIAAGPGNPPAIIDETADLQDAAKHVIAGTSFDNNLLCIGEKALFVVESVANETIRALTQSGGHLLDASQREALESVVTEKDESNKEYIGKDALTILNAAGITAPAQTTAIVVEVPADHGFVINEYLMPILPVIRCRDFDEALAGALRAEGGRGHTAVLHTNNAKRITQFNKVMDCSVVVINAPSYASCGLEGEGFLAMTIAGPTGEGFTRPRTFTRQRRLTLAGNLSAHTQ; this is encoded by the coding sequence ATGGCACAAATTGACGAAAAACAGATTGAAGAGATTGTTTCCCAAGTCTTGAGAACACTGCAACAAGACCGACCGACGACAGCACAACCTGTAGCAGTTACAGGTGCGAGCTCTTCACGGGCAGGGGTTTTTGCGACAGTCGCGGAGGCGATCGCCGCGGCGAAAACTGCACAAGAAGCACTTGTTAAGCTCGGATTCGCCAAAAGACGTGAGATTATCGAAGCGATCAAAGAGGTATCGCTCGCTAATGCGAAACGTCTCGCTGACTTAGCAGTTCAAGATACGAACATGGGAAACGCCGAACATAAGGTGATGAAGAATGAGGGTGCCGTTACCCTCTCGCCGGGAGTTGAGGATCTGCTGTCAGAAGCGATGTCAGGTGACACGGGAACGCTCTTGATTGAGTACGTCCCATTCGGGGTTATTAATTCGATTACGCCCACGACCAATCCTACATCAACAGTAATCAACCACGCGATTATAATGCTGTCAGCCGGAAACGCTGTCGTCTTCAGTCCACATCCAAACGCTCGTGAGTGCACCGAAGAGACGATGCACGTCATCAACGAAGCGATTGTCAAGGCAGGCGGTCCCGCCAACCTGCTCACCTCTGTTGCAAATGCCAGTCTAAGAACAGCAAAGCAGATCATGGAGCACCCTGACATCGCTATGCTCGTTGCGACGGGTGGTGCATCCGTCGTCAGGACAGCACTATCGAGCGGCAAAAAGACAATCGCAGCCGGTCCCGGCAACCCACCGGCAATTATCGACGAGACTGCTGACCTGCAGGATGCCGCAAAACACGTCATCGCAGGCACCAGTTTTGACAATAACCTGCTCTGTATCGGCGAAAAAGCACTCTTCGTAGTTGAATCTGTTGCGAATGAAACGATTCGAGCACTCACACAGAGCGGCGGACATCTGCTCGACGCGAGCCAACGCGAGGCACTGGAGTCTGTTGTCACCGAAAAAGACGAATCAAACAAAGAATACATCGGTAAAGATGCGTTGACGATTCTAAACGCTGCTGGTATCACGGCACCCGCACAAACGACAGCAATTGTTGTAGAAGTTCCGGCTGACCACGGGTTTGTTATCAACGAATACCTAATGCCGATCCTTCCTGTTATTCGGTGCCGAGATTTCGACGAAGCGTTAGCAGGTGCGCTCAGGGCAGAGGGTGGACGTGGGCACACCGCAGTGCTCCATACGAATAATGCCAAACGTATCACACAATTCAACAAAGTGATGGACTGTAGCGTTGTGGTTATTAATGCTCCGTCTTACGCGTCCTGTGGACTGGAAGGCGAAGGATTCTTAGCGATGACGATTGCGGGACCGACAGGCGAAGGCTTTACGCGTCCACGCACATTTACACGCCAGAGACGATTAACACTTGCAGGCAATTTATCTGCACACACGCAGTGA
- a CDS encoding sugar phosphate isomerase/epimerase, with translation MDLSFSTSAGDGGWSLAECAAWAKANGFDAIRPNATGVVEPSVIIQSGGEQVKEILESHGIYLAALTAHSNLLDDDSETRENARDALMQAIEATHILGAPVVVTYAGSPVSWHFYGQFSSEPGNPGDRSVELVGRFKEMWTPVVRFAEEKGVQLALDCAVRMGNIACNPEMWERILDAIPSDSLGLSCDPSHWLWMGILPAEDAIRMFNGKWYYADVKDCEISPQMKFRQGIIGNWWWQYRVPGRGQLNWGTITGALQESGYDYVLCVENEDRGAPGLDGFALGGRYLRQFL, from the coding sequence ATGGATTTAAGTTTCAGCACCAGCGCAGGCGATGGCGGTTGGAGCCTTGCCGAATGCGCAGCGTGGGCAAAAGCCAACGGATTTGACGCAATCCGTCCCAACGCCACCGGCGTTGTCGAACCGAGTGTCATTATACAATCTGGTGGTGAACAGGTCAAGGAAATTTTGGAGAGTCACGGCATCTACCTCGCCGCCTTGACAGCGCATAGTAACCTACTTGACGATGACTCGGAAACACGAGAGAACGCGCGCGATGCCTTGATGCAAGCAATCGAAGCGACACATATCCTCGGTGCGCCAGTGGTAGTGACTTACGCTGGCAGCCCCGTGAGTTGGCACTTCTACGGGCAGTTCTCCTCAGAACCGGGAAACCCAGGGGACAGGTCGGTTGAACTCGTCGGGCGATTCAAAGAGATGTGGACCCCTGTCGTCCGTTTCGCCGAAGAGAAAGGCGTGCAGCTTGCACTCGATTGCGCCGTCCGTATGGGTAATATCGCTTGTAATCCTGAAATGTGGGAACGTATCCTTGACGCGATCCCGTCAGATTCCCTGGGGTTGTCCTGCGATCCGTCGCATTGGCTATGGATGGGCATTTTACCCGCTGAAGATGCGATTCGTATGTTCAACGGCAAGTGGTATTACGCCGATGTGAAGGATTGCGAAATCAGTCCACAGATGAAATTTCGGCAAGGTATCATTGGGAACTGGTGGTGGCAATATCGTGTACCCGGACGCGGTCAATTGAATTGGGGTACTATCACCGGTGCGTTGCAGGAATCCGGCTACGATTATGTCCTCTGTGTCGAAAACGAGGATCGCGGTGCGCCAGGGTTAGACGGCTTTGCCCTCGGCGGCAGGTATCTCCGGCAATTCCTTTAA
- a CDS encoding NIPSNAP family protein: MIYEIRTYNLKLGQLNEYWERFGEKLPARQELSKLGGHWYTEVGPLNQMVAVWPYESLEQRAEIRRAAEAEPNPVWPPDTSDLIVSMVSEIFLPAPFMEPLGEKDLGPLYEMRLYTYPVEGMPQVLEAWGAAIPERVKYSPLAGCWYSEYGGVNNFIHLWAYRSFEERARIRAETREKGVWPPKGSVRPITQESKLLLPAPFSPMQ, from the coding sequence GTGATCTATGAAATAAGAACCTATAACCTGAAACTCGGTCAACTTAACGAATACTGGGAACGCTTCGGCGAAAAATTACCGGCTCGCCAAGAACTCTCGAAACTCGGTGGACATTGGTACACCGAAGTAGGACCGCTGAATCAGATGGTTGCCGTATGGCCCTACGAAAGTCTCGAACAGCGAGCAGAAATCCGACGCGCTGCGGAAGCCGAACCAAATCCGGTATGGCCCCCTGATACAAGCGATCTCATTGTGTCGATGGTCTCTGAGATTTTTCTGCCAGCCCCTTTTATGGAACCCTTAGGTGAAAAAGACCTCGGTCCGTTATATGAAATGCGTTTGTACACTTATCCCGTCGAGGGCATGCCGCAAGTACTGGAGGCATGGGGTGCTGCTATCCCCGAACGCGTGAAATACTCACCCTTGGCAGGTTGTTGGTACTCGGAATACGGTGGTGTCAACAATTTCATCCACCTATGGGCGTATCGGAGTTTTGAAGAACGCGCCCGGATCCGAGCAGAGACACGCGAGAAAGGTGTCTGGCCCCCGAAAGGTTCTGTCAGACCGATCACACAGGAGAGCAAGCTCCTGCTCCCTGCCCCGTTTTCACCGATGCAGTAG
- a CDS encoding endonuclease III domain-containing protein: MQILCEENITEKLFSLYNQLLAQHGHRKWWPADTPFEVALGAILTQATSWRNVEKAMENLKNADAFTPEEIASISQATLERLIRPSRYFRMKAQKVRAFVEYIAERPMHVMFTQDVPELREELLSIYGVGPETADTIILYAAGKPSFVVDSYTYRLFSRLGWVSGNYNYEKLRALFMDNLPHDVDLFNEYHALIVGHGARVCQKKTPNCEECRLRASCAYYESSE, from the coding sequence ATGCAAATTCTATGTGAAGAGAATATTACCGAAAAATTATTTTCGCTCTATAATCAACTTCTTGCGCAACACGGGCATCGTAAGTGGTGGCCCGCAGATACACCGTTTGAAGTGGCACTCGGTGCGATCCTAACGCAAGCGACATCGTGGCGCAACGTCGAAAAAGCGATGGAGAATCTCAAAAATGCCGATGCTTTTACACCCGAAGAGATAGCTTCCATCAGCCAAGCCACATTGGAACGACTAATCCGCCCCTCGCGTTACTTTCGCATGAAGGCACAGAAGGTCCGTGCTTTCGTAGAATATATCGCTGAGCGTCCCATGCACGTGATGTTTACACAAGATGTCCCTGAATTACGTGAAGAACTGCTCTCTATCTACGGGGTCGGTCCTGAGACAGCGGATACGATTATCCTCTACGCTGCTGGTAAACCGAGTTTTGTTGTTGATTCCTATACCTATAGACTTTTCTCTCGACTGGGGTGGGTTAGTGGCAACTATAACTATGAGAAACTTCGCGCCCTATTTATGGACAATCTCCCGCACGATGTTGACCTGTTCAACGAATATCATGCGTTAATCGTTGGACACGGTGCGAGGGTCTGTCAGAAGAAAACGCCGAACTGCGAAGAGTGTCGTTTACGGGCATCTTGTGCGTATTACGAGTCGTCTGAGTGA
- a CDS encoding DUF3696 domain-containing protein has translation MITELSAQNFKSWKDTGKLQIAPLTGFFGANSSGKTSILQTLLMLKQTVERPWGWEGIIDFGNDSSLVNLGSFDDLIHGHRRDSPLGISLSWKLSEKLTIKQIDGIKALSFDLVIHNEENSVSRVQFSYKVGEQIFRASGDGQGVHSVSIPGVSTSAQSLFRCYGIEGASPRVRQLFSPLQTCFENLFRSIRYLGPLREYPRRHYAWEGEHSRGVGQHGEDMVTALFSGLIQRRSLEEQIPKWLQRLDLIASYRLNPVIETKKDYEFLVRKYKGGPEVRLTDVGFGVSQVLPVLVLCYYVPEGSILILEQPEAHLHPKVQSELADLLIEVVKNRQLQIILESHSEHLILRLMRRIAEEQISAADTAFYFCEMNEGVSEIERLNVDDYGNITNWPQNFFGDQMGDLAAKTKAEMKRKKASK, from the coding sequence ATGATTACCGAACTCAGCGCGCAAAATTTCAAATCGTGGAAAGATACCGGTAAATTACAGATAGCACCCTTAACCGGATTCTTCGGCGCGAACAGTTCCGGTAAAACCAGCATTCTGCAAACGCTGCTCATGCTAAAGCAGACCGTAGAGCGTCCATGGGGTTGGGAAGGAATTATTGATTTCGGTAATGACAGTTCCCTCGTTAACTTGGGGAGTTTTGATGACCTCATCCACGGACACAGACGTGATTCACCACTTGGGATTTCTCTGTCGTGGAAATTGTCTGAGAAACTGACCATAAAGCAGATAGATGGGATAAAGGCTCTTTCCTTTGATCTTGTTATCCATAACGAAGAAAATTCAGTTTCCAGAGTGCAATTTAGTTATAAGGTTGGCGAACAAATTTTCCGGGCAAGTGGAGATGGTCAAGGAGTCCATTCAGTTTCTATTCCTGGGGTTTCGACTTCCGCTCAATCTTTATTCCGGTGCTATGGAATTGAAGGGGCAAGTCCTAGAGTTCGGCAGCTTTTTTCGCCACTCCAGACGTGTTTTGAAAACCTATTCCGTAGTATTCGCTATCTCGGTCCGCTCCGTGAATATCCCCGTCGGCATTACGCATGGGAAGGTGAGCATTCGCGGGGAGTAGGGCAGCACGGTGAAGATATGGTCACTGCGCTCTTTTCTGGGCTAATTCAACGTCGTTCTCTTGAAGAACAGATTCCTAAATGGCTGCAACGGTTAGATTTAATCGCTTCCTATCGCCTTAATCCTGTCATTGAGACAAAAAAAGATTACGAATTTCTCGTTAGAAAGTATAAGGGAGGTCCCGAAGTCAGACTCACCGATGTCGGTTTCGGTGTTTCGCAGGTCCTGCCGGTGTTGGTGCTCTGCTATTACGTGCCAGAAGGAAGCATCCTTATCCTTGAACAACCTGAAGCACACCTCCACCCGAAAGTCCAGTCAGAATTGGCAGATCTACTCATTGAAGTCGTAAAGAATCGACAACTACAGATTATCCTTGAGAGTCATAGTGAACACTTGATTCTACGGTTAATGCGGCGCATCGCTGAGGAACAAATTTCCGCAGCCGATACCGCCTTCTATTTTTGTGAAATGAACGAAGGCGTATCTGAAATTGAGAGGCTCAACGTCGATGACTACGGAAACATCACGAATTGGCCACAAAACTTCTTCGGGGATCAGATGGGTGACTTGGCAGCAAAGACTAAAGCGGAGATGAAACGTAAGAAAGCCAGCAAATGA
- a CDS encoding BMC domain-containing protein: MSNEALGMVETRGLVGAIEAADTMVKAANVQLVGKEQVGGGFVTVLVRGDVGAVQAATDAGAEAAKAVGELVSVHVIPRPHSEVETILGGKPAAENKAK, from the coding sequence ATGAGCAATGAAGCATTAGGAATGGTTGAAACACGCGGACTCGTCGGTGCGATTGAAGCCGCCGACACTATGGTAAAAGCCGCAAACGTCCAATTAGTCGGAAAAGAGCAGGTAGGCGGCGGTTTTGTCACTGTCTTAGTTCGCGGAGATGTTGGTGCGGTGCAAGCGGCAACGGATGCCGGAGCAGAAGCCGCAAAAGCCGTTGGCGAATTGGTATCGGTACACGTTATCCCCCGTCCACATTCAGAGGTGGAAACCATTCTCGGTGGAAAGCCTGCAGCGGAGAATAAGGCTAAATAA